A window from Telopea speciosissima isolate NSW1024214 ecotype Mountain lineage chromosome 8, Tspe_v1, whole genome shotgun sequence encodes these proteins:
- the LOC122670363 gene encoding DNA-(apurinic or apyrimidinic site) endonuclease has product MFQYICIHSYHLYFLVACKHEPDGRVILAEFESFHLLNTYAPNNGWKEEENSFQRRRKWDKRILEFVVQSSDKPLIWCGDLNVSHQEIDVSHPDFFSSAKLNGYIPPNKEDRGQPGFTLAERKRFSTILSEGKLIDGYRFLHKETDMECGFSWSGNPIGKYRGKRMRIDYFIASEKLKDRIVACEMHGKGIELQGFFGSDHCPVSLELSPPSTNSN; this is encoded by the exons ATGTTTCAGTACATTTGCATACACTCATATCATCTTTACTTTTTGGTAGCTTGTAAGCATGAGCCAGATGGCCGGGTAATACTGGCTGAATTTGAATCATTCCATTTATTGAACACATATGCGCCGAACAATGGttggaaagaggaagaaaactCATTCCAAAGGAGGAGAAAATGGGATAAAAGAATTCTGGAGTTTGTTGTGCAGTCTTCAGACAAGCCTTTGATTTGGTGTGGGGACCTGAATGTTAG CCATCAAGAGATTGATGTGAGTCATCCAGATTTTTTCAGCAGTGCAAAGCTAAATGGATACATTCCTCCAAATAAAGAG GACCGTGGACAGCCTGGGTTTACCTTAGCTGAAAGGAAGCGTTTCAGTACCATACTATCTGA GGGAAAGCTCATAGATGGATACAGATTCTTACACAAGGAAACGGACATGGAGTGTGGCTTCTCATGGTCTGGAAATCCCATTGGAAA ATACCGAGGGAAAAGAATGAGAATAGACTATTTCATAGCTTCTGAGAAACTCAAGGACAGGATTGTTGCCTGTGAGATGCATGGAAAAGGCATTGAATTACAAG GATTTTTTGGTAGTGATCATTGCCCTGTTTCCCTCGAGCTTTCACCTCCAAGTA